The Lewinellaceae bacterium genome includes a region encoding these proteins:
- a CDS encoding sigma 54-interacting transcriptional regulator encodes MAVKKNESSNNPQVETALRKTADIIQNGILFLDERGYIQSINRSMQKMLGYKPDARLPKTIFEINPSLTLRNWKKFFGDLVQQGHSSVEIEIITAEEDIFQAAMQGILLDADALKTCMIVMEGKALPSPDQNSRPTPPMPRNDTEMSLAHHTINQAREIIYWMDHKGKLIFVNNTFCKKLKISKQEALLSEPDMFFPDFELEKFKEEWALLKKDKEISRESLIKKSGEATIPVEVSITLFSSEGKEYYCAILRDISERKKLEAQRELRVEEIEKLRQQLASDNAILKEEIELRYPHKNIISQSDNYKNVIMMAQQVAPTDTTVLVTGETGTGKELIANMIHALSKRSDRVLVKVNCAALPATLIESELFGHEKGAFTGATQQKKGRFELADKGTLFLDEVGDLPLELQPKLLRILQEGEFTRVGGTKTIKVDVRVIAATNQNLETLVHNGKYREDLYYRLNVFPIHNLPLRERREDIPLLIKHFVDKYSKHMGKRIEKIPKSTVIQLYKYEFPGNIRELENIVERAIILSTGNRLQLGASFSPVKKKYRSKLGKKFKSLDEAQKVHILKALERCNWKVSGADGAAVLLDIHPKTLWSRMKKLDIRKN; translated from the coding sequence ATGGCAGTTAAGAAAAATGAAAGCTCTAATAACCCGCAGGTTGAAACGGCACTCAGAAAAACAGCGGACATCATCCAAAACGGCATTTTATTTCTGGATGAACGGGGATACATCCAATCCATAAACAGGTCCATGCAGAAAATGCTTGGCTATAAACCTGATGCCCGCCTACCCAAAACCATTTTTGAAATAAACCCTTCCCTGACCTTAAGAAACTGGAAAAAATTCTTTGGGGATCTGGTTCAACAGGGACATTCCTCCGTTGAAATAGAGATCATTACCGCGGAGGAAGATATTTTCCAGGCAGCAATGCAGGGTATCTTACTTGACGCGGATGCCCTTAAAACCTGCATGATCGTAATGGAAGGAAAGGCTCTCCCCTCCCCCGATCAAAACAGCAGGCCAACCCCTCCGATGCCCCGGAATGATACCGAAATGTCCCTGGCACACCATACGATAAATCAGGCACGTGAGATAATATACTGGATGGATCATAAGGGTAAACTCATCTTTGTTAATAACACCTTCTGTAAAAAACTCAAAATCTCCAAACAAGAAGCACTTCTGTCAGAGCCTGATATGTTCTTTCCCGATTTTGAATTGGAAAAATTCAAGGAGGAATGGGCCTTATTAAAAAAGGATAAAGAGATCAGCCGCGAATCCCTCATCAAAAAATCAGGGGAAGCCACCATCCCTGTAGAGGTCAGTATCACCCTCTTTTCCAGCGAAGGCAAAGAATATTATTGTGCCATTTTACGGGACATTAGTGAACGGAAAAAGCTCGAAGCCCAACGGGAACTGCGAGTGGAAGAAATTGAAAAACTTCGTCAGCAGCTGGCAAGTGACAATGCTATCCTGAAAGAGGAGATAGAACTCAGATATCCACATAAAAATATCATTAGCCAGAGTGACAATTACAAAAACGTCATCATGATGGCTCAGCAGGTAGCGCCTACCGATACTACGGTTCTGGTCACGGGAGAAACAGGAACGGGCAAGGAACTGATAGCCAATATGATCCACGCACTCAGTAAGCGTTCAGACCGGGTTCTTGTAAAAGTAAATTGTGCCGCCTTACCGGCTACCCTGATCGAAAGTGAGTTATTTGGCCATGAGAAAGGGGCTTTTACCGGAGCCACCCAACAGAAAAAAGGTCGATTTGAACTGGCAGATAAAGGAACTTTATTCCTGGATGAAGTAGGTGACCTTCCCCTCGAGTTACAGCCTAAACTGCTCCGCATTTTACAGGAAGGAGAATTCACTCGGGTAGGTGGTACCAAAACCATCAAGGTTGATGTGCGGGTTATCGCTGCCACCAACCAAAACCTGGAAACACTTGTCCATAACGGGAAATACAGGGAAGATCTTTATTACCGGCTCAACGTTTTCCCCATTCATAATTTGCCCTTAAGGGAACGCCGCGAAGACATCCCGCTGCTTATCAAACACTTTGTCGACAAGTATAGTAAACACATGGGCAAACGCATCGAAAAAATTCCGAAGTCAACCGTCATCCAATTATATAAATACGAATTCCCCGGGAATATAAGGGAATTGGAAAACATTGTTGAAAGGGCCATCATCCTCTCAACAGGAAACAGGCTTCAGCTTGGTGCTTCCTTTTCGCCGGTGAAGAAAAAGTACCGGTCAAAACTTGGTAAAAAGTTCAAATCATTGGATGAAGCTCAAAAAGTCCACATCCTCAAGGCACTTGAACGGTGCAATTGGAAGGTCAGTGGTGCTGACGGTGCTGCCGTACTGCTCGATATCCACCCCAAAACCCTCTGGTCAAGAATGAAAAAACTGGACATCAGGAAAAACTGA
- a CDS encoding glycerophosphodiester phosphodiesterase family protein → MTIRYSILVSALTLFMAFSICPKEKKANSVSLIESLHYNEQHPKYFVSAHRGGRYIKGFPENAMPTFEYTLRLVPNTFLEMDVNITSDSVLVLMHDNSLERTTTASGLVSETDWATMKKAMLRDDFGNITPFHIPEFTEVLDWARPRGVIIKVDIKRGVPYERVIRTIEAHGMTDQVILITYTAEGAAEAYSLTKEMMISASIRNMAEWQRILETGIPAQNLIAFTGTIMSEPELYQTLHANGILCILGTMGNIDNKAAAKGMSVYHDCMKAGIDVFATDYPEAAEASIRTFHP, encoded by the coding sequence ATGACTATAAGATATTCCATCCTGGTCAGCGCCCTGACCCTGTTCATGGCATTTTCAATATGTCCAAAAGAAAAAAAAGCAAACAGTGTAAGCTTAATTGAATCACTGCATTATAATGAACAGCACCCTAAATATTTTGTGAGCGCGCATCGCGGAGGACGTTACATTAAAGGCTTCCCGGAAAACGCCATGCCAACCTTTGAATATACCCTCCGGCTTGTTCCAAATACCTTTTTGGAAATGGACGTCAATATTACTTCCGACAGTGTGTTGGTTTTAATGCATGATAACTCCCTTGAACGCACCACAACGGCTTCCGGGCTTGTTTCAGAAACGGATTGGGCCACAATGAAAAAGGCTATGCTCAGGGATGATTTCGGCAATATCACCCCTTTCCATATTCCTGAATTTACGGAAGTATTGGATTGGGCGAGACCCCGAGGAGTGATTATTAAAGTAGATATCAAACGCGGAGTTCCTTACGAAAGAGTTATACGAACCATTGAAGCCCACGGCATGACAGACCAGGTCATTCTGATTACTTACACAGCCGAAGGGGCTGCCGAAGCTTATAGCCTTACAAAGGAAATGATGATCTCTGCCTCTATCCGAAATATGGCCGAATGGCAACGGATTCTTGAAACCGGCATTCCCGCCCAAAACCTCATCGCCTTTACCGGGACCATCATGTCGGAACCTGAATTATACCAGACACTCCATGCCAATGGCATCCTTTGCATCCTGGGTACGATGGGGAATATCGACAACAAAGCCGCAGCAAAGGGCATGAGTGTTTATCACGATTGTATGAAGGCAGGTATTGATGTTTTCGCTACGGATTATCCTGAGGCTGCAGAGGCTTCTATTCGGACCTTTCATCCCTAA
- a CDS encoding alanine dehydrogenase: MKIGLIKEGKIPPDTRVALTPEQCAAIKAKYGLEVVVIAQKSKIRAYGDEEYTRHGIALVDDVSDCDLLMGIKEVPLDELIPGKTYSFFSHTIKKQVHNRKLLQTILAKNITLIDYEVLTDDKGRRLIAFGYYAGMVGAHNALYTYGKRTGDFSLKRLHKCFDYAEAKALYPGISWPAVKIVLTGGGRVASGAVRTLRDMGIRQVSPQEYLGQDFDEIVFTQLNCGEYAQRKDGKAFDMQDFFAHPADYESIFEPYTKVSDIMINGIFWDNRAPAFFTTQDMAAPQFNIKVIADVTCDIAPNSSIPSTIRASKIADPIFGFDPKTGKETAPHQPGVIDMMTIDNLPSEIPRDASKAFGGMFIEHILPELLKEKSDLIERATISTHGKLGKHFQYLEDYVKNEAQGGQTG, translated from the coding sequence ATGAAAATAGGATTAATTAAAGAAGGTAAAATTCCGCCGGATACCCGGGTTGCGCTTACCCCTGAACAATGCGCTGCGATCAAAGCTAAATATGGACTGGAGGTAGTGGTCATTGCTCAAAAGTCGAAGATCAGGGCTTATGGAGATGAAGAATATACCCGGCATGGTATTGCTCTTGTGGATGATGTATCAGATTGTGACCTGCTGATGGGGATCAAAGAGGTGCCCCTCGACGAATTGATTCCCGGGAAAACTTACAGTTTTTTCTCCCACACCATTAAAAAACAGGTGCACAACCGCAAATTACTCCAAACCATCCTGGCCAAAAACATTACCCTTATCGATTACGAGGTACTGACCGATGACAAAGGTCGGCGACTGATCGCTTTTGGTTATTATGCGGGCATGGTGGGCGCCCATAACGCCCTCTACACCTATGGAAAAAGAACCGGCGATTTTTCGTTAAAGAGACTCCACAAATGTTTTGATTATGCTGAGGCAAAAGCCCTCTATCCAGGCATTTCATGGCCCGCCGTTAAAATTGTGCTCACCGGTGGCGGCAGGGTAGCTTCAGGAGCCGTTAGAACGCTCCGTGACATGGGCATCAGGCAGGTTTCTCCACAGGAATACCTCGGGCAGGACTTCGACGAAATTGTTTTCACCCAACTGAATTGCGGTGAATATGCACAAAGGAAAGACGGTAAGGCTTTTGACATGCAGGACTTTTTCGCTCATCCGGCTGATTATGAAAGCATTTTTGAGCCTTACACTAAGGTGAGCGATATCATGATTAATGGCATCTTTTGGGACAACCGTGCCCCTGCTTTTTTTACGACACAGGACATGGCGGCGCCCCAATTCAATATTAAAGTGATCGCCGACGTCACCTGTGACATCGCACCTAATTCGTCCATTCCTTCCACCATCCGGGCCTCTAAAATTGCCGATCCCATTTTTGGGTTTGACCCGAAAACAGGAAAGGAAACCGCTCCGCACCAACCGGGCGTAATTGATATGATGACGATAGACAATCTGCCCAGTGAAATCCCCCGGGATGCCTCGAAAGCCTTTGGGGGAATGTTCATCGAACATATTTTGCCGGAGTTGCTCAAGGAAAAAAGCGATTTGATTGAAAGAGCTACCATTTCGACCCATGGTAAACTTGGTAAACATTTTCAATATCTTGAAGATTATGTAAAGAACGAAGCTCAGGGGGGGCAAACGGGTTAA
- a CDS encoding TonB-dependent receptor produces MKKLFTFCFFFLAALVAFAQNNITGTVVDAETEDPLIGVSVLVKGTSTGTVSDFNGDFNLSVPGKGATTLVFSYVGFDVMEKTIDVSGSLDLGTILMRSTAVGLGEVVVLGVVDVAQDRRTPVAVSTIKFAEIQAKSGNTEFPEVMKNTPSIYVSNQNGGFGDSQVYTRGFDQTNTAFLLNGQPINGMEDGKMYWSNWSGMNDIANAVQVQRGLGSSKLAISSVGGTINIITKATDAKQGGWAQLTYGNDNYIKGTVAYSTGLMNDKFGITALLTHWQGDGWADGTKGQGQNYFVSMGYKASKKHNLNFLITGAPQWHDQNFTKKISAFEDADGNINAKFNNNWGLLNGEYLSSRRNYYHKPVANLNWSWNMSEKSSLSTVVYASWGRGGGTGGYGNGTNYIPNGTAENGTINWDAVVDYNSTVAGGIGNAKTYTGSAIRASANNHAWYGVVSTYETQLSEKLNFSIGADLRTYKGTHFRELVNLLGLTAFDETDISVRADANNPRIISATFKADPWSALFNTASVDDRIAYDYDERISYGGLFGQLEYLSGPLSGYLQASASIQSHIRWDRYGYSVAEEESAKITNPGFNVKGGANYNLNESNGIFINAGYYSRQPYHDNLYLNYGNTVNEVAENENVIGLEAGYKLRSDKFDLNFNLYRTAWTNRVETRSIFEGDVITLEDGTEYTFLADGFSNQSNINQLHMGAELDARFRATKGLVIKGFASLGNWQFQGNATQDIYDSERKLLKSVDALFLDGAKVGGSAQTTMGLGLDYRITKDFQIDADFNYYDNLYAEVGPQDGVFSSPDNKGVISLPSFSLLDAGASYKFNFGDNILKVRVNVYNLLDAEYISYATSNVQPSTTESENYNGVNKSNYVQFGKGRTFNVSLRFQF; encoded by the coding sequence ATGAAGAAGCTATTTACATTCTGCTTTTTCTTTCTGGCAGCTCTTGTGGCTTTTGCTCAGAATAACATTACAGGTACAGTGGTTGATGCTGAAACGGAAGACCCTTTAATAGGGGTATCGGTTTTGGTTAAAGGCACTTCAACGGGTACTGTTTCAGATTTCAACGGGGACTTCAACCTCTCCGTGCCGGGCAAAGGCGCTACTACGTTGGTTTTCTCATACGTCGGTTTCGATGTAATGGAAAAAACAATTGATGTTTCAGGAAGTTTGGACCTGGGAACTATCCTCATGCGTTCAACTGCTGTTGGCCTTGGTGAAGTTGTCGTACTTGGGGTAGTCGACGTCGCGCAGGACAGGAGAACTCCTGTGGCTGTTTCTACCATTAAATTTGCTGAAATTCAGGCGAAATCTGGTAACACAGAGTTTCCTGAAGTCATGAAAAACACCCCTTCCATTTACGTTTCCAACCAGAATGGTGGTTTTGGAGATTCCCAGGTTTATACCCGTGGATTTGACCAAACGAATACTGCATTCCTGTTGAACGGTCAGCCTATCAACGGTATGGAAGATGGTAAAATGTACTGGTCAAACTGGTCAGGTATGAATGACATTGCCAACGCGGTTCAGGTTCAAAGAGGATTGGGTTCTTCCAAACTGGCGATCTCTTCTGTTGGAGGTACCATCAACATCATCACCAAAGCCACTGATGCAAAACAAGGTGGTTGGGCTCAATTGACCTACGGTAATGATAACTACATCAAAGGAACTGTTGCTTACAGCACTGGTTTAATGAATGATAAATTTGGTATCACCGCTTTGCTTACCCACTGGCAAGGTGATGGCTGGGCTGACGGAACCAAAGGCCAGGGACAAAACTATTTCGTTTCAATGGGTTATAAGGCTTCTAAAAAACATAACCTCAACTTCCTGATTACAGGGGCTCCTCAGTGGCACGATCAGAATTTTACAAAGAAAATTTCTGCCTTTGAGGATGCAGACGGAAATATTAACGCTAAGTTCAACAATAACTGGGGACTCCTTAATGGTGAATATCTTTCTTCGAGAAGAAATTATTACCATAAGCCAGTTGCCAACCTTAACTGGTCATGGAACATGTCCGAAAAATCAAGTTTATCTACTGTAGTTTACGCCTCTTGGGGACGTGGTGGAGGAACTGGAGGGTACGGAAATGGTACCAATTATATTCCTAATGGCACTGCTGAAAACGGCACAATAAACTGGGATGCCGTGGTTGATTATAATAGTACTGTAGCAGGTGGTATAGGTAATGCCAAAACTTACACGGGTTCTGCTATCAGAGCCTCAGCCAATAACCACGCCTGGTATGGTGTCGTTTCTACTTACGAAACACAATTGTCCGAAAAACTCAATTTCAGTATAGGTGCTGACCTTAGAACTTACAAAGGTACTCACTTCAGAGAATTGGTTAACCTTTTGGGACTGACTGCTTTCGATGAAACGGATATCAGTGTTCGCGCCGATGCCAATAATCCACGAATTATCTCTGCTACTTTTAAAGCAGATCCATGGTCTGCATTGTTCAATACAGCAAGTGTGGACGATAGAATTGCGTATGATTACGATGAAAGAATCAGCTACGGCGGATTATTTGGACAGTTGGAATACCTTTCCGGACCACTTTCAGGATACCTGCAGGCTTCTGCTTCTATTCAGTCTCACATCCGTTGGGACAGATATGGTTATTCTGTGGCTGAGGAAGAATCTGCAAAAATTACTAACCCTGGTTTTAATGTTAAGGGTGGTGCAAACTACAACTTGAATGAATCCAATGGGATTTTCATTAATGCAGGTTATTATTCAAGACAACCTTACCACGATAACCTGTACCTGAATTACGGAAATACCGTAAACGAGGTGGCAGAAAACGAAAATGTGATTGGTTTGGAAGCAGGTTACAAATTGAGATCTGATAAATTTGATCTTAATTTCAACCTGTACAGAACGGCATGGACTAACAGAGTTGAGACACGTTCTATTTTCGAAGGGGATGTGATCACTTTGGAGGATGGAACAGAATATACTTTCCTGGCGGATGGATTTAGCAACCAGTCAAACATCAACCAGTTGCACATGGGAGCTGAGCTTGACGCAAGATTCAGAGCCACCAAAGGATTGGTTATCAAAGGTTTTGCTTCACTCGGAAACTGGCAATTCCAAGGCAATGCGACTCAGGATATCTATGACAGTGAGCGTAAACTGCTGAAAAGTGTGGATGCCTTGTTCCTCGATGGAGCGAAAGTAGGTGGTTCAGCACAGACAACCATGGGACTTGGACTTGATTACAGAATCACCAAAGATTTCCAGATCGATGCAGATTTCAACTACTATGACAACCTGTATGCAGAAGTTGGACCACAGGATGGTGTATTTTCTTCTCCGGATAATAAAGGTGTAATTTCATTGCCTTCATTCAGCCTGCTGGATGCCGGAGCTTCTTATAAATTCAACTTTGGAGACAATATTCTTAAGGTGAGGGTAAACGTTTACAACCTTCTTGATGCAGAGTATATTTCCTATGCAACTTCCAACGTTCAGCCTTCAACTACTGAATCTGAAAACTACAATGGTGTGAATAAATCAAACTACGTGCAGTTTGGTAAAGGACGTACGTTTAACGTATCGCTCAGATTTCAGTTTTAA
- a CDS encoding lamin tail domain-containing protein, with the protein MKKVLLPVLFVLTFLGLHAQLVISEISYNPPESGTDSLEYIEIYNASGADTDPINLEGYYFTQGVEYTFPNYTINPGAYIVVAVNSQAMFNNFGVVAFQWTSGGLSNGGEDIAIANPAGITVDSVNYDDAGGWPLEPDGFGSSLVLCDYAGDHNDPANWQAASTDAGFDIAGVSVYGNPGAASGCQSDFLVRFISDGITVDESVGTVQLGVEYPAGDFVPWEVTVSLNAGSSTATLDWDYTFSDTTSLLSGFATDTMYLTIPIFDDAIPESTEQIVLELSATNIDVDILHQTFTIIIEDTDMLPGLPAYPIGTVTSVDADGVLDSLNVQCQIQGVVYGVNQRPAGMQFTIIDGNNDGIGVFKSSGNYGYTVNEGDEIIIQGTIGQFNGLAQIAPDTVWMVSAGNALFSPTVITTLDESAESQLVKIENLTLVDPGQWTNSGSGFNVDVTDGVNTYLMRIDNDVDLYGTTAPTGAFNLTGLGGQFDSSSPYTSGYQIFPRYMADIQLIAENDPNYPPYDIGLVTAFDADGVIDSVGVKCQLQGVVYGVNQRPAGMQFTIIDSNNDGVGVFKSSGNYGYTVNEGDEIIIRGTLEQYNGLAQIAPDTVWMVSAGNALFDPTVVTVLEESTESQLVKIENLTIVDPGQWTNSGSGFNVNVTDGVNTYLMRIDNDVDLYGTAAPTGAFNLTGLGGQFDSSSPYTSGYQILPRYIADIELIMDVDPNYPPYDIGLVTAINADGVIDSVGVKCQLQGVVYGVNQRPAGMQFTIIDGNNDGVGVFKSSGNYGYTVNEGDEIIIRGTLEQYNGLAQIAPDTVWMVSAGNALFDPTIVTVLEESTESQLVKIENLTIVDPGQWTNSGSGFNVDVTDGVNTYAMRIDNDVDLYGTLAPTTPFNLTGLGGQFDSSSPYTSGYQLLPRYTADIELLSTDGAVKFIGTGLIVNEDAGTIEVAVEYPAGDLVAWEVTVSLDVAGSSATEGMDFLWSDTTMYLSGFATDTVYLPVAIIDDLLPEDLENIVLNLTSTNATVDPNFDVYTIQIEDNDVFYPVYDIGVVTTMNADGVADSLGVKCQLQGVVYGVNQRPAGIQCTIIDSNNEGIGIFLNTGNFGYTVNEGDEVIVQGTIDQFSGLAQVALDSVWMVSSGNALFDPTLVTALDESTESQLVMITGLTIVDPGQWTNSGSGFNVNVTDGINTYAMRIDNDVEIFGGAVPDYAFDLVGIGGQFDSSSPYTSGYQILPRYWADISIIDAVNEPEPVKVELFPNPVTSRLFIRTGEAVDGIQLFNVLGQEVMSDLHKKEVFELDMSTLAKGVYHVRFSLNGKQWSKSVVKE; encoded by the coding sequence ATGAAAAAGGTTCTACTACCTGTTTTGTTTGTTCTTACTTTCTTGGGCCTTCATGCCCAACTCGTCATCTCTGAAATAAGCTACAATCCGCCGGAGAGCGGAACGGATTCTCTGGAATACATTGAAATTTATAACGCCTCAGGGGCGGATACCGATCCCATCAACCTCGAAGGATACTACTTCACCCAAGGCGTGGAATACACCTTTCCGAATTATACGATTAACCCGGGCGCCTACATCGTTGTCGCGGTCAATTCCCAGGCAATGTTTAATAATTTTGGCGTCGTGGCCTTTCAATGGACCAGTGGTGGGCTGAGCAATGGCGGAGAAGATATTGCTATTGCAAATCCTGCCGGCATTACGGTTGATTCCGTTAATTATGATGATGCAGGAGGCTGGCCGCTGGAACCTGATGGTTTTGGCTCTTCATTGGTTTTATGTGACTATGCCGGCGATCACAATGACCCTGCCAATTGGCAGGCCGCTTCTACGGATGCGGGATTTGATATTGCAGGGGTAAGCGTTTATGGCAATCCCGGCGCGGCATCTGGTTGTCAGTCGGATTTCCTCGTACGTTTTATTTCTGATGGGATTACCGTGGATGAAAGTGTTGGTACGGTTCAATTGGGCGTAGAATATCCCGCAGGGGATTTCGTTCCATGGGAAGTTACCGTTTCCCTCAATGCCGGGAGTAGCACGGCTACGCTGGATTGGGATTACACTTTTAGCGATACCACCAGTTTGCTTTCCGGTTTTGCCACTGATACCATGTACCTTACCATCCCGATATTTGATGATGCTATTCCTGAAAGTACGGAGCAAATTGTCCTGGAGCTTTCTGCTACGAATATCGACGTGGATATCTTACACCAGACTTTCACCATCATTATTGAGGACACGGATATGCTTCCGGGATTACCTGCCTATCCTATTGGTACAGTAACCAGTGTGGATGCCGATGGAGTGCTTGATTCTTTGAACGTGCAATGCCAGATTCAGGGAGTGGTTTACGGGGTGAACCAGCGACCTGCAGGCATGCAATTCACCATCATTGATGGCAATAACGACGGAATCGGGGTATTTAAATCCAGTGGCAATTATGGCTATACGGTCAATGAAGGCGATGAGATCATCATTCAGGGAACCATCGGCCAATTCAACGGGCTGGCGCAAATCGCCCCGGATACGGTTTGGATGGTGTCTGCAGGCAATGCCCTGTTTAGTCCTACTGTCATAACAACTCTGGATGAAAGTGCAGAGTCGCAGCTGGTGAAAATAGAAAACCTGACCCTGGTCGATCCCGGACAATGGACCAATAGCGGTTCCGGATTTAATGTAGATGTTACCGATGGCGTGAATACCTATTTGATGCGTATCGATAACGATGTGGATCTTTACGGAACGACCGCACCAACAGGAGCTTTCAACCTGACAGGTTTAGGAGGTCAGTTTGATTCTTCCTCACCATATACGAGTGGGTACCAAATTTTCCCAAGATATATGGCTGATATTCAGTTGATTGCTGAAAATGATCCAAACTATCCTCCCTATGACATTGGCCTGGTGACGGCTTTTGATGCGGATGGCGTGATTGATTCAGTTGGCGTGAAATGCCAGTTACAAGGGGTGGTTTACGGGGTTAACCAAAGACCTGCCGGCATGCAGTTTACCATCATTGACAGTAATAACGACGGAGTAGGAGTATTTAAATCCAGTGGCAATTATGGCTATACGGTCAACGAAGGCGATGAGATCATCATCCGGGGAACCCTCGAACAATACAACGGATTAGCGCAAATCGCCCCGGATACGGTTTGGATGGTGTCCGCAGGGAATGCCTTGTTTGATCCGACTGTAGTTACTGTTCTTGAAGAAAGCACCGAATCACAACTGGTGAAAATAGAAAACCTGACAATCGTTGATCCCGGACAGTGGACCAACAGCGGCTCAGGCTTCAATGTAAATGTTACGGACGGGGTGAATACTTATTTAATGCGTATTGATAATGATGTAGATCTTTATGGCACTGCTGCACCAACTGGTGCTTTTAACCTGACCGGATTGGGCGGGCAATTTGATTCATCTTCTCCTTACACTAGCGGTTACCAGATTTTACCTCGTTATATAGCTGATATTGAGTTGATCATGGATGTTGATCCTAATTATCCACCTTATGATATTGGATTGGTGACGGCAATTAATGCAGATGGCGTGATTGATTCAGTAGGGGTGAAATGCCAGTTACAAGGGGTGGTTTACGGCGTTAACCAAAGACCTGCCGGCATGCAGTTTACCATCATTGATGGCAATAACGACGGAGTAGGGGTATTTAAATCCAGTGGCAATTATGGCTATACGGTCAACGAAGGCGATGAGATCATCATCCGGGGAACCCTCGAACAATACAACGGATTGGCGCAAATCGCTCCGGATACGGTTTGGATGGTGTCCGCGGGGAATGCCTTGTTTGATCCGACCATAGTCACAGTTCTTGAAGAAAGCACCGAATCACAATTAGTAAAAATAGAAAACCTGACCATTGTAGATCCGGGGCAGTGGACCAATAGCGGCTCTGGATTTAATGTAGATGTCACCGACGGGGTGAATACTTACGCTATGAGGATCGACAACGATGTGGATCTCTACGGCACTCTTGCTCCAACGACTCCATTTAATCTGACCGGATTGGGCGGACAATTTGATTCTTCTTCCCCTTATACCAGCGGTTACCAGTTATTGCCGCGTTATACAGCAGATATTGAGTTGTTGAGTACAGACGGAGCCGTGAAATTTATCGGTACAGGTCTTATCGTCAACGAAGATGCGGGAACCATTGAAGTGGCAGTTGAATATCCTGCGGGTGATTTGGTCGCATGGGAAGTCACCGTTTCACTTGATGTAGCCGGTTCTTCTGCTACTGAAGGAATGGATTTTCTTTGGAGTGATACGACCATGTACCTGTCCGGTTTTGCTACTGACACGGTTTATTTACCGGTAGCCATCATCGATGATCTGTTGCCGGAGGATTTAGAAAATATCGTACTTAATCTGACTTCCACTAACGCGACCGTCGATCCGAATTTTGATGTTTACACCATTCAGATCGAGGATAATGATGTTTTTTATCCTGTATATGATATTGGGGTGGTTACCACAATGAATGCAGATGGAGTGGCGGACTCATTAGGCGTTAAATGTCAGCTCCAGGGGGTCGTTTACGGAGTGAATCAGCGACCTGCTGGAATTCAGTGTACCATTATCGACAGTAATAATGAGGGTATTGGCATCTTTTTGAATACCGGAAACTTTGGTTATACGGTCAATGAAGGGGATGAAGTCATTGTTCAGGGAACGATCGACCAGTTTAGTGGTCTGGCTCAGGTGGCCCTGGATTCTGTTTGGATGGTTTCTTCAGGAAATGCTCTTTTTGATCCGACCCTAGTAACGGCTTTGGATGAATCGACTGAATCACAATTGGTCATGATCACCGGATTAACCATCGTTGACCCGGGGCAATGGACCAACAGCGGCTCAGGTTTTAATGTAAACGTGACTGACGGAATCAATACCTATGCCATGCGTATTGATAATGATGTTGAAATATTTGGAGGTGCTGTTCCTGATTATGCTTTCGATTTGGTTGGAATAGGCGGCCAGTTTGATTCTTCTTCACCTTATACCAGCGGCTACCAGATACTTCCAAGATATTGGGCTGATATTTCAATTATTGATGCAGTCAATGAACCTGAACCGGTAAAGGTGGAATTGTTCCCGAACCCGGTTACTTCCCGTTTGTTCATCAGAACAGGTGAAGCAGTGGATGGCATTCAATTATTCAATGTCCTGGGACAGGAAGTAATGAGTGACCTCCATAAAAAAGAGGTGTTCGAACTGGATATGAGCACATTGGCCAAAGGGGTTTATCATGTCAGATTTTCCCTGAATGGAAAACAATGGAGCAAATCCGTAGTAAAAGAATAA